The Anopheles coluzzii chromosome 2, AcolN3, whole genome shotgun sequence genome window below encodes:
- the LOC120961612 gene encoding sorting nexin-13-like isoform X4 has product MEFKYASWIALSVAVSINLFGVFWVTTMVIGLVLFLLGFLTILYLQHSDLDKFLDSGLLENPLDEPKSLGLSIVGNVSIGEEVSVASAPLSSFKSYLTHPEVLLHRHETPPGSPKKKKILSGNKPIDQLIHTILDYVVRDFIDSWYTVVSDNREFSECNIRTSIESLILQICNRVRSVDLLPLMTTRLIDDLAKHTRFYRLATQEVTNSANSKSSSTTNATPTGLDQQKRLKMHEKLSPQRRTLKVEGHRRNKSETDLTWQLGQAALQKNVANSRFYNVPVDEQSLGDPETMLLNAFFGFCEEYRSECLEPDALNEYFRRVSETVLYFVLPEEDFNCLALRTLLCNLLANSLLKPAFSTLAEPDFINLQIAKQFTKEPPAGEFLLKMIRQSTDLSELRACRQLITKEMDAKYKDSSCSAELASLKYTQKLIDLRISHLQNNKNDFGKTERDKASTSLPQLTLDDILRKELAVFYYLDYLSVLNLQKYVIFYLTAQEWKISTSQCYSEMQTNKSKLSREELLRSIRDKASNLYQEYLQPSSPNYLNIDPGLIEALNFRLNDPTIQPENTWFDSICKYIYEKQKNEEVFLNNFYQSVAYKQLLRELDFHNAHDPDMPSLDHLTVLGGLSAHSDSASDTNSGDIRFDETDDDEDGAATGTQPATATTTLPPPITVDIKEEHDVRAGTSAAKKPSPASLFPTTVNTIKHARSHSDCTGMFAAINDLNIEQLRQSSDCSSNDSGNEATAVLSAPRRIPAPHLTDVSSVHEANHHQQQGHLHHHHHHHHLHHHQYKHKLSARIINTAIHCEGHYAVYAIQVHVIEDNHHKSWHIYRRYSKFLELKKLLVKRFPALDRVPFPAKKAFQNTQRAVLEHRMEILNRFLAEICAKAELSEEMMAIIRNFLEPDTDDRKMHGGPVVKTIESLKSGMSKIRNMPDTLVGGISRMFVGKSALKERSFYDIQDIPTLELKQSEYPALASALNLLDEVFDLQNKSQWLRRGLINRLLGAPWVSHATNKRIVQGASSLLAPDKLEAILSSILNNVWPEGDRFNPTTPLREDSTRLRTKLAAKISLFALLSDDLKHVVGSVTCNSGLLNFFQMLQNKKLNTRLLLILFNRLLVVILQTESVTKHAQLLLNTTGGAGGTTTNGTDEGATIRVGATSGLMSGARKPSRYS; this is encoded by the exons aTGGAATTTAAGTACGCCAGCTGGATCGCGCTCAGCGTCGCCGTGTCGATCAATCTGTTCGGAGTGTTCTGGGTGACGACCATGGTTATCGGTTTGGTGCTCTTCCTGCTCGG GTTTCTTACCATACTGTACTTACAACATAGCGATCTGGACAAGTTCCTCGACAGTGGCCTACTGGAGAATCCGCTGGACGAACCAAAATCGCTCGGACTTAGCATCG TAGGAAACGTTTCCATCGGCGAAGAAGTGTCCGTCGCCTCCGCGCCACTCTCCTCGTTCAAATCGTACCTCACCCATCCGGAGGTTCTGCTGCACCGGCACGAAACGCCGCCCGGCTcgccgaagaagaaaaagatccTCAGCGGCAACAAACCGATCGATCAGCTGATCCACACCATCCTCGACTACGTGGTGCGCGATTTCATCGACTCCTGGTACACGGTCGTGTCGGACAATCGCGAGTTTTCCGAGTGCAACATACGCACCAGCATCGAATCGCTCATCCTGCAAATATGCAACCGCGTGCGATCGGTCGATCTGCTGCCGCTAATGACGACGCGACTGATCGACGATCTGGCCAAGCATACGCGGTTCTATCGGCTCGCCACCCAGGAGGTGACAAACAGTGCCAACAGCAAAAgctcctccaccaccaacgCCACCCCCACCGGCCTGGACCAGCAGAAGCGGCTGAAGATGCACGAGAAGCTGTCGCCGCAGCGCCGCACCCTGAAGGTGGAGGGCCACCGGCGCAACAAGAGCGAAACCGACCTGACCTGGCAGCTGGGCCAGGCCGCTCTGCAAAAGAACGTGGCCAACTCGCGGTTCTACAACGTCCCGGTGGATGAGCAATCGCTCGGCGATCCGGAAACGATGCTGCTGAACGCGTTCTTCGGCTTCTGCGAGGAGTACCGCAGCGAGTGCCTGGAGCCGGACGCACTGAACGAGTACTTCCGGCGCGTGTCCGAGACGGTGCTGTACTTTGTGCTGCCGGAGGAGGACTTTAACTGTCTCGCGCTGCGCACGCTGCTGTGCAATCTGCTCGCGAACAGTTTGCTGAAGCCGGCGTTCAGCACGCTGGCCGAGCCGGACTTTATCAACCTGCAGATCGCGAAACAGTTCACCAAGGAGCCGCCGGCGGGCGAGTTTCTGCTGAAGATGATCCGCCAGTCGACGGATCTGTCGGAGCTGCGCGCCTGCCGCCAGCTGATTACCAAAGAGATGGACGCGAAGTACAAGGACAGCAGCTGCAGTGCGGAGCTGGCCAGCCTGAAGTACACCCAGAAGCTGATCGATCTGCGCATCAGCCATCTGCAGAACAACAAGAATG ACTTTGGCAAGACGGAGCGAGACAAAGCGTCCACCAGCCTGCCCCAGCTCACGCTGGACGATATACTGCGGAAGGAGCTGGCCGTGTTCTACTATCTGGACTATCTTAGTGTATTAAATCTGCAAAAGTATGTGATATTTTATCTCACCGCTCAAG AATGGAAAATTAGTACCAGCCAATGCTACTCCGAGATGCAGACGAACAAATCGAAGCTCAGTCGGGAGGAACTGCTCCGCAGCATTCGCGACAAGGCGAGCAATCTGTACCAAGAG TATCTGCAACCCTCCTCGCCCAACTACCTGAACATCGATCCGGGGCTGATAGAGGCGCTGAACTTCCGGCTGAACGATCCCACCATCCAGCCGGAAAACACCTGGTTCGACTCGATCTGCAAGTACATCTACGAGAAGCAGAAGAACGAGGAAGTGTTCCTGAACAACTTCTACCAGAGTGTGGCCTACAAGCAGCTGCTGCGCGAGCTGGACTTTCACaacgcgcacgatccggacatGCCGTCGCTCGACCACCTGACCGTGCTGGGCGGGCTGTCCGCCCACAGTGACAGTGCGAGCGACACGAACAGCGGCGACATACGCTTCGACGAGACGGACGACGATGAGGACGGTGCGGCGACGGGCACGCAACCTgctaccgccaccaccacgctACCGCCGCCCATCACGGTGGACATCAAGGAGGAGCACGATGTGCGGGCGGGCACCAGTGCCGCGAAGAAACCGTCCCCTGCCAGCCTGTTCCCGACCACCGTCAACACGATCAAGCACGCCCGCTCGCACAGCGACTGTACCGGGATGTTTGCCGCCATCAACGATCTCAACATCGAGCAGCTGCGCCAATCGTCCGACTGTTCCAGCAACGATTCGGGCAATGAGGCAACGGCCGTGCTGTCTGCGCCCCGCCGCATCCCGGCACCCCATCTGACGGACGTGTCCTCTGTCCATGAAGCgaaccatcatcagcagcagggtcatcttcaccatcatcaccaccaccaccacctccaccatcaTCAGTACAAGCATAAGCTGTCCGCGCGCATCATCAACACGGCGATACACTGCGAGGGCCACTATGCGGTGTACGCGATCCAGGTGCACGTGATCGAGGACAATCACCACAAGAGCTGGCACATCTACCGGCGCTACTCGAAGTTTCTCGAGCTGAAGAAGCTGCTGGTGAAACGGTTTCCCGCCCTCGACCGCGTCCCGTTCCCCGCGAAGAAAGCGTTCCAGAACACGCAGCGCGCCGTGCTGGAGCACCGGATGGAGATACTGAACCGGTTTTTGGCGGAAATCTGCGCGAAGGCGGAACTGTCCGAGGAGATGATGGCGATCATACGGAACTTTCTCGAGCCGGACACGGACGACCGGAAGATGCACGGTGGACCGGTGGTAAAGACG ATCGAGAGTCTCAAGTCGGGCATGAGCAAGATACGCAACATGCCCGACACGCTCGTCGGCGGCATCTCGCGCATGTTCGTGGGCAAGAGTGCGCTGAAGGAGCGCAGCTTCTACGACATCCAGGACATACCGACGCTCGAGCTGAAGCAGTCCGAGTATCCGGCCCTCGCCTCCGCCCTCAACCTGCTGGACGAGGTGTTCGATTTGCAGAACAAATCGCAATGGTTGCGCCGCGGGCTGATTAACCGGCTGCTCGGTGCGCCCTGGGTTAGCCACGCAACGAACAAGCGCATCGTGCAGGGCGCTAGCAGCCTGCTCGCACCGGACAAGCTGGAGGCGATCCTTTCCTCGATACT CAACAACGTGTGGCCCGAGGGCGATCGCTTCAATCCAACCACGCCGCTGCGCGAGGACAGTACCCGGTTGCGCACGAAGCTGGCGGCAAAGATTTCCCTATTTGCGCTCCTGTCGGACGATCTGAAGCACGTGGTCGGTTCGGTGACGTGCAACAGCGGGCTGCTCAACTTCTTCCAGATGCTGCAGAACAAGAAGCTAAACACGCGCCTACTGCTCATCCTGTTCAACCGGTTGCTGGTGGTGATCCTGCAGACGGAAAGCGTTACCAAGCACGCCCAGCTGTTGCTGAACACGACCGGGGGAGCCGGGGGGACGACGACGAACGGTACGGACGAGGGGGCAACGATACGCGTCGGCGCAACGTCGGGGCTAATGTCCGGTGCACGGAAACCTTCCAGATATTCGTAA
- the LOC120961612 gene encoding sorting nexin-13-like isoform X2, whose translation MEFKYASWIALSVAVSINLFGVFWVTTMVIGLVLFLLGFLTILYLQHSDLDKFLDSGLLENPLDEPKSLGLSIVQTESSRGAKAPHQPPGDPSAVTGGHGTRRRNFLDAGIELLFKKREPRTGVGEQPAKANAITDHLMHRGHHLHHFHQRDHHTILDTSPVADRPPALHRQPSPGEERGSRGWRPFESIKIHTDKRQAAAGSSASSSGADHEPDKHRRKDVGNVSIGEEVSVASAPLSSFKSYLTHPEVLLHRHETPPGSPKKKKILSGNKPIDQLIHTILDYVVRDFIDSWYTVVSDNREFSECNIRTSIESLILQICNRVRSVDLLPLMTTRLIDDLAKHTRFYRLATQEVTNSANSKSSSTTNATPTGLDQQKRLKMHEKLSPQRRTLKVEGHRRNKSETDLTWQLGQAALQKNVANSRFYNVPVDEQSLGDPETMLLNAFFGFCEEYRSECLEPDALNEYFRRVSETVLYFVLPEEDFNCLALRTLLCNLLANSLLKPAFSTLAEPDFINLQIAKQFTKEPPAGEFLLKMIRQSTDLSELRACRQLITKEMDAKYKDSSCSAELASLKYTQKLIDLRISHLQNNKNDFGKTERDKASTSLPQLTLDDILRKELAVFYYLDYLSVLNLQKYVIFYLTAQEWKISTSQCYSEMQTNKSKLSREELLRSIRDKASNLYQEYLQPSSPNYLNIDPGLIEALNFRLNDPTIQPENTWFDSICKYIYEKQKNEEVFLNNFYQSVAYKQLLRELDFHNAHDPDMPSLDHLTVLGGLSAHSDSASDTNSGDIRFDETDDDEDGAATGTQPATATTTLPPPITVDIKEEHDVRAGTSAAKKPSPASLFPTTVNTIKHARSHSDCTGMFAAINDLNIEQLRQSSDCSSNDSGNEATAVLSAPRRIPAPHLTDVSSVHEANHHQQQGHLHHHHHHHHLHHHQYKHKLSARIINTAIHCEGHYAVYAIQVHVIEDNHHKSWHIYRRYSKFLELKKLLVKRFPALDRVPFPAKKAFQNTQRAVLEHRMEILNRFLAEICAKAELSEEMMAIIRNFLEPDTDDRKMHGGPVVKTIESLKSGMSKIRNMPDTLVGGISRMFVGKSALKERSFYDIQDIPTLELKQSEYPALASALNLLDEVFDLQNKSQWLRRGLINRLLGAPWVSHATNKRIVQGASSLLAPDKLEAILSSILNNVWPEGDRFNPTTPLREDSTRLRTKLAAKISLFALLSDDLKHVVGSVTCNSGLLNFFQMLQNKKLNTRLLLILFNRLLVVILQTESVTKHAQLLLNTTGGAGGTTTNGTDEGATIRVGATSGLMSGARKPSRYS comes from the exons aTGGAATTTAAGTACGCCAGCTGGATCGCGCTCAGCGTCGCCGTGTCGATCAATCTGTTCGGAGTGTTCTGGGTGACGACCATGGTTATCGGTTTGGTGCTCTTCCTGCTCGG GTTTCTTACCATACTGTACTTACAACATAGCGATCTGGACAAGTTCCTCGACAGTGGCCTACTGGAGAATCCGCTGGACGAACCAAAATCGCTCGGACTTAGCATCG TGCAAACCGAATCGAGTCGAGGGGCAAAAGCGCCCCACCAGCCGCCCGGTGATCCGTCCGCGGTCACCGGGGGCCACGGTACCCGCCGGCGCAACTTTCTCGATGCCGGAATCGAGCTGCTGTTTAAGAAGCGCGAACCACGAACCGGCGTCGGCGAGCAGCCAGCAAAAGCGAACGCAATCACGGACCACCTAATGCACCGTGGCCACCATTTGCACCACTTCCACCAACGGGACCATCATACCATTCTAGATACGAGCCCGGTCGCCGATCGGCCGCCGGCACTGCACCGGCAGCCCTCGCCCGGGGAGGAGCGGGGAAGCCGCGGCTGGAGACCGTTCGAGAGCATTAAGATACACACGGACAAGCGGCAGGCGGCAGCGGGGTCGTCGGCGTCGTCTAGCGGAGCGGACCACGAACCGGACAAGCATCGAAGGAAAGATG TAGGAAACGTTTCCATCGGCGAAGAAGTGTCCGTCGCCTCCGCGCCACTCTCCTCGTTCAAATCGTACCTCACCCATCCGGAGGTTCTGCTGCACCGGCACGAAACGCCGCCCGGCTcgccgaagaagaaaaagatccTCAGCGGCAACAAACCGATCGATCAGCTGATCCACACCATCCTCGACTACGTGGTGCGCGATTTCATCGACTCCTGGTACACGGTCGTGTCGGACAATCGCGAGTTTTCCGAGTGCAACATACGCACCAGCATCGAATCGCTCATCCTGCAAATATGCAACCGCGTGCGATCGGTCGATCTGCTGCCGCTAATGACGACGCGACTGATCGACGATCTGGCCAAGCATACGCGGTTCTATCGGCTCGCCACCCAGGAGGTGACAAACAGTGCCAACAGCAAAAgctcctccaccaccaacgCCACCCCCACCGGCCTGGACCAGCAGAAGCGGCTGAAGATGCACGAGAAGCTGTCGCCGCAGCGCCGCACCCTGAAGGTGGAGGGCCACCGGCGCAACAAGAGCGAAACCGACCTGACCTGGCAGCTGGGCCAGGCCGCTCTGCAAAAGAACGTGGCCAACTCGCGGTTCTACAACGTCCCGGTGGATGAGCAATCGCTCGGCGATCCGGAAACGATGCTGCTGAACGCGTTCTTCGGCTTCTGCGAGGAGTACCGCAGCGAGTGCCTGGAGCCGGACGCACTGAACGAGTACTTCCGGCGCGTGTCCGAGACGGTGCTGTACTTTGTGCTGCCGGAGGAGGACTTTAACTGTCTCGCGCTGCGCACGCTGCTGTGCAATCTGCTCGCGAACAGTTTGCTGAAGCCGGCGTTCAGCACGCTGGCCGAGCCGGACTTTATCAACCTGCAGATCGCGAAACAGTTCACCAAGGAGCCGCCGGCGGGCGAGTTTCTGCTGAAGATGATCCGCCAGTCGACGGATCTGTCGGAGCTGCGCGCCTGCCGCCAGCTGATTACCAAAGAGATGGACGCGAAGTACAAGGACAGCAGCTGCAGTGCGGAGCTGGCCAGCCTGAAGTACACCCAGAAGCTGATCGATCTGCGCATCAGCCATCTGCAGAACAACAAGAATG ACTTTGGCAAGACGGAGCGAGACAAAGCGTCCACCAGCCTGCCCCAGCTCACGCTGGACGATATACTGCGGAAGGAGCTGGCCGTGTTCTACTATCTGGACTATCTTAGTGTATTAAATCTGCAAAAGTATGTGATATTTTATCTCACCGCTCAAG AATGGAAAATTAGTACCAGCCAATGCTACTCCGAGATGCAGACGAACAAATCGAAGCTCAGTCGGGAGGAACTGCTCCGCAGCATTCGCGACAAGGCGAGCAATCTGTACCAAGAG TATCTGCAACCCTCCTCGCCCAACTACCTGAACATCGATCCGGGGCTGATAGAGGCGCTGAACTTCCGGCTGAACGATCCCACCATCCAGCCGGAAAACACCTGGTTCGACTCGATCTGCAAGTACATCTACGAGAAGCAGAAGAACGAGGAAGTGTTCCTGAACAACTTCTACCAGAGTGTGGCCTACAAGCAGCTGCTGCGCGAGCTGGACTTTCACaacgcgcacgatccggacatGCCGTCGCTCGACCACCTGACCGTGCTGGGCGGGCTGTCCGCCCACAGTGACAGTGCGAGCGACACGAACAGCGGCGACATACGCTTCGACGAGACGGACGACGATGAGGACGGTGCGGCGACGGGCACGCAACCTgctaccgccaccaccacgctACCGCCGCCCATCACGGTGGACATCAAGGAGGAGCACGATGTGCGGGCGGGCACCAGTGCCGCGAAGAAACCGTCCCCTGCCAGCCTGTTCCCGACCACCGTCAACACGATCAAGCACGCCCGCTCGCACAGCGACTGTACCGGGATGTTTGCCGCCATCAACGATCTCAACATCGAGCAGCTGCGCCAATCGTCCGACTGTTCCAGCAACGATTCGGGCAATGAGGCAACGGCCGTGCTGTCTGCGCCCCGCCGCATCCCGGCACCCCATCTGACGGACGTGTCCTCTGTCCATGAAGCgaaccatcatcagcagcagggtcatcttcaccatcatcaccaccaccaccacctccaccatcaTCAGTACAAGCATAAGCTGTCCGCGCGCATCATCAACACGGCGATACACTGCGAGGGCCACTATGCGGTGTACGCGATCCAGGTGCACGTGATCGAGGACAATCACCACAAGAGCTGGCACATCTACCGGCGCTACTCGAAGTTTCTCGAGCTGAAGAAGCTGCTGGTGAAACGGTTTCCCGCCCTCGACCGCGTCCCGTTCCCCGCGAAGAAAGCGTTCCAGAACACGCAGCGCGCCGTGCTGGAGCACCGGATGGAGATACTGAACCGGTTTTTGGCGGAAATCTGCGCGAAGGCGGAACTGTCCGAGGAGATGATGGCGATCATACGGAACTTTCTCGAGCCGGACACGGACGACCGGAAGATGCACGGTGGACCGGTGGTAAAGACG ATCGAGAGTCTCAAGTCGGGCATGAGCAAGATACGCAACATGCCCGACACGCTCGTCGGCGGCATCTCGCGCATGTTCGTGGGCAAGAGTGCGCTGAAGGAGCGCAGCTTCTACGACATCCAGGACATACCGACGCTCGAGCTGAAGCAGTCCGAGTATCCGGCCCTCGCCTCCGCCCTCAACCTGCTGGACGAGGTGTTCGATTTGCAGAACAAATCGCAATGGTTGCGCCGCGGGCTGATTAACCGGCTGCTCGGTGCGCCCTGGGTTAGCCACGCAACGAACAAGCGCATCGTGCAGGGCGCTAGCAGCCTGCTCGCACCGGACAAGCTGGAGGCGATCCTTTCCTCGATACT CAACAACGTGTGGCCCGAGGGCGATCGCTTCAATCCAACCACGCCGCTGCGCGAGGACAGTACCCGGTTGCGCACGAAGCTGGCGGCAAAGATTTCCCTATTTGCGCTCCTGTCGGACGATCTGAAGCACGTGGTCGGTTCGGTGACGTGCAACAGCGGGCTGCTCAACTTCTTCCAGATGCTGCAGAACAAGAAGCTAAACACGCGCCTACTGCTCATCCTGTTCAACCGGTTGCTGGTGGTGATCCTGCAGACGGAAAGCGTTACCAAGCACGCCCAGCTGTTGCTGAACACGACCGGGGGAGCCGGGGGGACGACGACGAACGGTACGGACGAGGGGGCAACGATACGCGTCGGCGCAACGTCGGGGCTAATGTCCGGTGCACGGAAACCTTCCAGATATTCGTAA